One Amycolatopsis sp. NBC_00355 genomic window carries:
- a CDS encoding alpha/beta fold hydrolase — MPDETFTLPGSVTAYRWDPAGPPVAVLQLTHGMGEHVLRYDRVARAFTDRGFAVYGQDHRGHGASIRDTPGDLGPDGWPALVADIGVLTAHVRAERPGLPVVLLAHSMGSFAAQQYLLENSAAVDAAVLTGTAALDVLEPALDLDRPLDLAVFNAPFQPPRTDYDWLSRDESEVDAYVADPLCGFGIDPENTRAMFAGARRLADPAAVGAMRPDLPMYLAVGEQDPVNGNLALFDVLVRRYREAGIKDLTTRVYPGARHEILNETNRAEVVAELLAWTEKVL, encoded by the coding sequence ATGCCCGATGAGACGTTCACCCTGCCCGGAAGCGTGACCGCGTACCGCTGGGACCCGGCGGGGCCGCCGGTCGCCGTGCTGCAGCTGACCCACGGCATGGGGGAGCACGTGCTCCGCTACGACCGGGTCGCCCGCGCGTTCACCGATCGCGGGTTCGCCGTCTACGGCCAGGACCACCGCGGCCACGGCGCGTCCATCCGGGACACGCCCGGCGACCTCGGCCCGGACGGCTGGCCGGCGCTGGTCGCCGACATCGGCGTGCTCACCGCACACGTCCGCGCGGAGCGGCCCGGCCTGCCGGTCGTCCTGCTGGCGCACAGCATGGGCTCGTTCGCGGCCCAGCAGTACCTGCTCGAGAACTCCGCGGCCGTCGACGCGGCCGTCCTCACCGGCACGGCCGCGCTCGACGTCCTGGAGCCGGCGCTGGACCTCGACCGGCCGCTGGACCTGGCGGTGTTCAACGCGCCGTTCCAGCCGCCGCGCACGGACTACGACTGGCTCAGCCGCGACGAGTCCGAAGTGGACGCCTACGTCGCGGACCCGTTGTGCGGCTTCGGGATCGACCCGGAGAACACGAGGGCGATGTTCGCCGGCGCCCGCCGGCTGGCGGATCCCGCCGCGGTGGGCGCGATGCGCCCGGACCTGCCGATGTACCTGGCCGTCGGCGAGCAGGACCCGGTCAACGGCAACCTCGCGCTGTTCGACGTCCTCGTGCGGCGCTACCGCGAAGCGGGCATCAAGGACCTGACGACCCGGGTGTACCCGGGCGCCCGGCACGAGATCCTCAACGAGACGAACCGCGCCGAGGTCGTCGCGGAACTCCTGGCGTGGACCGAAAAGGTGCTCTAG
- a CDS encoding YncE family protein — protein MSTYPRPGDRLAVVSQSGPTVTLFDAVTHEAGAVLTVPAEPHELCFDAEHRLLYCTSAYVRGYYGAHDGHNHLLTVIDPDAGEIVEVLDLSPEHGPHGLALDPARRLLYVSVEAGPAGPGGVVVLDTTTRRVLRRIDTLAPGPHWFVIDPEGVRGYAANKEAPYVTVVELATGELLDKIAVAGSEGIAVSPDGATVAVAVRDAEPGVALIDTRSGTIVRTLPAAHAVIPVHWTATGLLLAGEQHRPDGRLSVWKGASPEALELVGTAEVGTMPLTLTSSPDGDRAYVSAVVGSTVTVVDLADPAAPTVVGTLAVPRAGEPGAHGLAYIPAG, from the coding sequence ATGTCCACTTACCCCCGCCCCGGCGACCGGCTCGCGGTCGTCAGCCAGAGCGGCCCCACCGTCACCCTGTTCGACGCCGTCACCCACGAGGCCGGCGCCGTCCTGACCGTGCCGGCCGAGCCGCACGAGCTGTGTTTCGACGCCGAACACCGGCTGCTCTACTGCACCAGCGCCTACGTCCGCGGCTACTACGGCGCCCACGACGGCCACAACCACCTGCTCACCGTCATCGACCCGGACGCCGGCGAGATCGTCGAGGTGCTCGACCTGTCACCCGAGCACGGGCCGCACGGCCTGGCCCTCGACCCGGCCCGGCGGCTGCTCTACGTCAGCGTCGAGGCCGGTCCGGCCGGCCCCGGCGGGGTCGTCGTCCTGGACACGACCACGCGCCGCGTGCTGCGCCGCATCGACACCCTCGCGCCCGGCCCGCACTGGTTCGTCATCGACCCGGAAGGCGTGCGCGGGTACGCGGCGAACAAGGAAGCGCCGTACGTCACCGTCGTCGAACTGGCCACCGGTGAGCTGCTCGACAAGATCGCCGTGGCCGGCAGCGAGGGCATCGCGGTCAGCCCGGACGGCGCGACCGTCGCGGTGGCCGTGCGGGACGCCGAGCCCGGCGTGGCGCTGATCGACACCCGCAGCGGCACGATCGTGCGGACCCTGCCCGCCGCCCACGCCGTCATCCCGGTGCACTGGACGGCCACCGGCCTGCTGCTGGCCGGCGAGCAGCACCGCCCGGACGGCCGCCTGTCCGTCTGGAAGGGAGCGTCGCCCGAGGCGCTGGAGCTGGTCGGGACGGCGGAGGTCGGCACGATGCCGCTGACGCTGACGTCGTCCCCCGACGGCGACCGCGCGTACGTCTCGGCGGTGGTCGGGTCCACGGTCACCGTGGTCGACCTGGCGGATCCCGCGGCGCCCACCGTCGTCGGCACGCTCGCCGTGCCGCGCGCCGGCGAGCCGGGCGCGCACGGCCTCGCCTACATCCCGGCCGGCTGA
- a CDS encoding response regulator transcription factor, with amino-acid sequence MTTVVLADDEALLRKALAALLPLEGEITVLAEAEDGEEAVKATLEHQPDVLVIDLEMPNVDGLGAVAEIRRARPDQVILMLTRHARPGVLRKALKLGVQGFVSKSAEPAHITSVIKTLHEGKRWIDPDVSALAVVDDCPLTDREIDVLRATREGFSVADIAGRLHLAEGTVRNYLSNAMQKTQTRTRHEAARYAREHDWL; translated from the coding sequence ATGACGACCGTGGTACTCGCCGACGACGAGGCGTTGCTGCGCAAGGCGCTGGCGGCGTTGCTGCCTCTCGAAGGCGAGATCACCGTGCTCGCCGAAGCGGAGGACGGCGAAGAAGCCGTGAAGGCCACCTTGGAGCACCAGCCGGACGTGCTCGTGATCGACCTGGAGATGCCCAATGTGGACGGACTCGGCGCCGTCGCCGAAATCCGCCGCGCCCGGCCGGACCAGGTGATCCTCATGCTGACCCGGCACGCCCGGCCCGGCGTGCTGCGCAAGGCCCTGAAACTCGGCGTCCAGGGGTTCGTCAGCAAGTCGGCGGAACCGGCGCACATCACGTCGGTGATCAAGACCCTGCACGAGGGCAAACGCTGGATCGACCCGGACGTCTCCGCGCTCGCCGTCGTCGACGACTGCCCGCTGACCGACCGCGAAATCGACGTCCTGCGCGCGACCCGCGAAGGGTTTTCGGTCGCCGACATCGCGGGCCGGCTCCACCTCGCGGAGGGCACGGTCCGGAACTACCTGTCGAACGCGATGCAGAAGACCCAGACCCGTACCCGCCACGAAGCGGCCCGGTACGCCCGCGAACACGACTGGCTCTAG
- a CDS encoding BTAD domain-containing putative transcriptional regulator: MQIGMLGPFEVRTDDGGTAEVPGARLRGLVIALALEPGHVVPKAALVDWIWGEHPPAEAANALQRLVSRLRKALPEGSVEGQPDGYRLNVAPDDVDAVKFERLVGRARTEGDPRLLREAVALWRGAAMQDVGLQESEAFDAAVTRLEALRLTAVEDRFDAEIGAGRGAGLVAELTDLVAAHPVRERLVAALMRALAAAGRDTEALLVYQRAREALADALGVDPSPELAAVHVALLRGELARREEPRQTNLRAELTSFVGKDDDVATVRELVAGHRLVTLIGPGGSGKTRLATETARTLLGDLPDGAWVVELAALGAGGDVAQATLSALRLRDALLAEASDAEATDRVVAAVRERDVLLVLDNCEHVIESAAAFAHRVLGECRRLRILATSREPLGITGEALWQVVPLVLPAAGAGPGAIEAAPAVRLLRDRAGAVRTDLGGDAGTSSTLARICRALDGMPLAIELAAARLRTMSPDQLAHRLDDRFRLLTGGSRTALPRHRTLRAVVDWSWELLTDAERTVLRRLAVFSGGASLEAAERVCAGDAVEAWQVLELLTALTEKSLVVTGSDEAPRYRMLGTIKEYAGERLAEAGESERARHAHLAYFTELAETAEPHLRRVEQLDWLATLGAEHDNIGAAMRGALAAGEAQGAMRLAAGAAWYWWLGGHKLESNELIMAATALPGEVTDDVRAMVYGYATMFLSSGRGGNQYRAAEWIHRAYDFTLRGRSRHPLFGVIAALERLVRAPEAPLAAWEPLLADEDPWVRALARLHLGKMRIELGREGRDADVYLEQALAEFRALGERWGISFALMEVANRIATRGEFVRACEHYEDAIAVVTEVGALDDVVPMRSRQAQLYWLSGDAEASAAAMAEAQRHAERVAWPSALAELALAKSELARWSGDAGQARRQLDAGTALLGDAAELPGVRAMTQDLLGYLAEDLGAAREHRAAALRAASEAGHPPTIAQALVGLADLALREDRPEQAARLLAASAGVRGLPDRSCPDVARIEQAARERLGGEGYAEAAREGAETAWSELVTPVS; encoded by the coding sequence GTGCAGATCGGGATGCTGGGACCGTTCGAGGTGCGCACGGACGACGGCGGCACCGCCGAGGTGCCGGGCGCCCGGTTGCGTGGGCTGGTGATCGCCCTCGCACTCGAACCGGGGCACGTCGTCCCGAAGGCCGCGCTCGTCGACTGGATCTGGGGTGAGCACCCGCCCGCGGAAGCGGCGAACGCCTTGCAACGCTTGGTTTCCCGGCTGCGGAAAGCGCTGCCGGAAGGCTCGGTCGAGGGCCAGCCGGACGGCTACCGGCTGAACGTGGCCCCGGACGACGTCGACGCCGTGAAGTTCGAACGGCTGGTGGGCCGGGCCCGCACGGAGGGGGATCCGCGGCTGCTGCGCGAGGCCGTCGCGCTGTGGCGGGGCGCGGCCATGCAGGACGTCGGCCTGCAGGAGAGCGAAGCGTTCGACGCGGCCGTCACCCGGCTCGAGGCGTTGCGCCTGACCGCCGTCGAGGACCGGTTCGACGCCGAGATCGGGGCCGGCCGCGGTGCCGGCCTCGTCGCGGAACTGACCGATCTCGTGGCCGCGCACCCGGTGCGCGAACGGCTCGTCGCCGCGCTGATGCGGGCCCTGGCCGCGGCCGGTCGTGACACCGAGGCACTGCTCGTTTACCAGCGTGCGCGGGAAGCCCTGGCCGACGCGCTGGGGGTCGACCCGTCACCGGAGCTGGCCGCCGTGCACGTCGCGCTGCTGCGCGGCGAGCTGGCCCGGCGGGAGGAGCCCCGGCAGACCAACCTGCGCGCCGAGCTGACCAGCTTCGTCGGCAAGGACGACGACGTGGCCACGGTCCGGGAGCTCGTCGCCGGGCACCGGCTCGTCACGCTGATCGGGCCGGGGGGTTCGGGGAAGACCCGGCTGGCCACCGAAACCGCGCGCACGCTGCTCGGCGACCTGCCGGACGGCGCCTGGGTGGTGGAGCTCGCGGCCCTCGGCGCGGGCGGCGACGTCGCGCAGGCGACGCTGTCGGCGCTCCGGCTGCGCGACGCGCTGCTCGCCGAGGCGAGCGACGCGGAGGCGACGGACCGGGTCGTCGCCGCCGTCCGCGAGCGGGATGTGCTGCTGGTCCTGGACAACTGCGAGCACGTGATCGAGTCGGCCGCGGCGTTCGCCCACCGCGTCCTGGGCGAGTGCCGGCGGCTGCGGATCCTCGCGACGAGCCGGGAACCCCTCGGCATCACCGGCGAGGCCCTCTGGCAGGTGGTGCCGCTGGTCCTGCCCGCGGCCGGCGCCGGACCCGGCGCGATCGAGGCCGCGCCGGCCGTCCGGCTGTTGCGGGACCGGGCCGGCGCGGTGCGCACCGACCTCGGGGGCGACGCCGGCACGTCGTCGACGCTGGCGCGCATCTGCCGGGCGCTGGACGGGATGCCGCTGGCCATCGAACTCGCCGCGGCCCGGCTGCGGACGATGTCGCCCGACCAGCTCGCCCACCGGCTCGACGACCGGTTCCGCCTGCTGACCGGCGGCAGCCGCACCGCGCTGCCGCGGCACCGGACGCTGCGCGCGGTGGTCGACTGGAGCTGGGAGCTGCTGACCGACGCCGAACGGACGGTCCTGCGCCGGCTCGCGGTGTTCTCGGGTGGCGCGAGCCTGGAAGCGGCCGAGCGGGTCTGCGCCGGCGACGCCGTCGAAGCGTGGCAGGTCCTGGAGCTGCTGACCGCGTTGACGGAAAAGTCGCTGGTGGTCACCGGAAGCGACGAGGCGCCGCGCTACCGGATGCTCGGCACGATCAAGGAGTACGCCGGGGAGCGGCTCGCCGAGGCGGGGGAGTCGGAGCGGGCCCGCCACGCGCACCTCGCGTACTTCACCGAACTCGCCGAAACCGCGGAGCCGCACCTTCGCCGCGTGGAGCAGCTGGACTGGCTCGCCACCCTCGGGGCCGAGCACGACAACATCGGCGCCGCGATGCGCGGCGCGCTCGCGGCCGGCGAGGCCCAGGGCGCGATGCGGCTCGCGGCGGGCGCCGCCTGGTACTGGTGGCTCGGCGGGCACAAGCTCGAGAGCAACGAGCTGATCATGGCGGCCACCGCGCTGCCCGGCGAGGTGACCGACGACGTCCGCGCCATGGTGTACGGCTACGCCACGATGTTCCTGAGCTCCGGGCGGGGCGGCAACCAGTATCGGGCGGCGGAGTGGATCCACCGGGCGTACGACTTCACCCTGCGCGGCCGGAGCCGGCATCCGCTGTTCGGGGTCATCGCCGCGCTGGAACGTCTCGTGCGGGCGCCGGAAGCGCCCCTGGCCGCGTGGGAACCCCTGCTCGCCGACGAGGATCCGTGGGTCCGCGCGCTCGCCCGGCTGCACCTGGGCAAGATGCGGATCGAGCTCGGCCGGGAGGGGCGGGACGCGGACGTCTACCTCGAGCAGGCCCTCGCCGAGTTCCGCGCGCTCGGTGAGCGGTGGGGGATTTCCTTCGCCCTGATGGAAGTGGCGAACCGCATCGCCACCCGCGGCGAGTTCGTCCGCGCGTGCGAACACTACGAAGACGCGATCGCCGTCGTCACCGAAGTCGGCGCGCTCGACGACGTCGTGCCGATGCGGTCGCGGCAAGCCCAGCTGTACTGGCTGTCGGGTGACGCGGAGGCGAGCGCGGCGGCCATGGCGGAAGCGCAGCGGCACGCGGAACGCGTCGCCTGGCCGAGCGCGCTGGCCGAGCTGGCGCTGGCGAAGTCGGAGCTCGCGCGCTGGAGCGGCGACGCCGGACAGGCCCGCCGGCAGCTCGACGCCGGGACGGCGTTGCTGGGGGACGCGGCCGAGCTGCCCGGCGTCCGCGCGATGACGCAGGACCTGCTCGGCTACCTGGCGGAGGATCTCGGCGCGGCCCGCGAACACCGGGCCGCGGCGCTGCGGGCGGCGTCCGAGGCGGGACACCCGCCCACGATCGCCCAGGCGCTGGTCGGGTTGGCGGACCTGGCGCTGCGCGAAGACCGTCCCGAGCAGGCCGCCCGGCTGCTGGCGGCGAGCGCGGGGGTGCGCGGCCTGCCCGATCGGTCCTGTCCGGACGTGGCCCGGATCGAGCAGGCCGCGCGGGAACGCCTCGGCGGCGAGGGGTACGCCGAGGCGGCGCGCGAGGGCGCGGAGACGGCGTGGAGCGAGCTGGTCACGCCCGTTTCTTGA
- a CDS encoding ABC transporter ATP-binding protein yields the protein MSTTPVIDVDHLNLTYGGFHAVRDLSFQVERGELYALLGTNGAGKTSTLETVEGHRAPSSGAVRVFGKSPRDRAAVRPRMGIMLQESGFSPDLTVRESVRLIGGLTERTDNVERVLGIVDLTRKAGTKVSQLSGGEKRRLDFATAVYGTPELIFLDEPTTGLDIQSRDALWDAVDRLREDGSTIVLTTHYLEEAQQRADRIGLMHEGTFHREGTVAELTRTLPSTIHFALPPHAPAPPLQATREPDGRFLIETFGLQKDLHTVLAWAQDHAVELRGLEAGPTRLDDVFRAISNS from the coding sequence ATGTCCACGACACCAGTCATCGACGTCGACCACCTGAACCTCACCTACGGCGGCTTCCACGCCGTCCGGGACCTCTCGTTCCAGGTCGAACGCGGGGAGCTGTACGCGCTGCTCGGCACGAACGGCGCCGGCAAGACCTCGACCCTCGAGACCGTCGAGGGCCACCGCGCGCCCAGCTCGGGCGCCGTGCGGGTGTTCGGGAAGAGCCCGCGCGACCGCGCAGCGGTGCGCCCGCGGATGGGGATCATGCTGCAGGAGAGCGGCTTCTCCCCGGACCTGACCGTGCGCGAGTCCGTCCGGCTGATCGGCGGCCTCACCGAGCGGACCGACAACGTCGAGCGCGTGCTCGGCATCGTCGACCTCACGCGCAAAGCGGGTACGAAGGTGTCCCAGCTCTCCGGCGGCGAGAAGCGGCGGCTGGACTTCGCCACCGCCGTCTACGGGACGCCCGAGCTGATCTTCCTCGACGAGCCCACCACGGGCCTGGACATCCAGTCCCGCGACGCGCTCTGGGACGCCGTCGACCGGCTGCGCGAGGACGGCTCGACCATCGTGCTCACCACGCACTACCTCGAAGAGGCCCAGCAGCGCGCCGACCGCATCGGGCTGATGCACGAGGGCACCTTCCACCGCGAGGGTACCGTCGCCGAGCTGACGCGGACCCTGCCCTCGACCATCCACTTCGCCCTCCCGCCGCACGCGCCGGCGCCGCCGCTGCAGGCCACCCGCGAGCCGGACGGCCGGTTCCTCATCGAGACGTTCGGGCTGCAGAAGGACCTCCACACGGTGCTCGCCTGGGCGCAGGACCACGCCGTGGAACTGCGCGGGCTCGAAGCCGGCCCGACCCGCCTCGACGACGTCTTCCGCGCGATCAGCAACTCCTGA
- a CDS encoding ABC transporter permease — MLSIARGELIQIFRNRLVLVTALLLPVAFSAFLINQHELFTQAGSLGYIAALALFFVVGIGLYTTSVTTLASRRQNLFLKRLRSTAAGDTGILAGLLLPITVLTLVQIAVILSVLAAVTGKPADPLLLVVAVVSTVVMMLALGLATAGLTNSPEHAQVTTLPISVGVIAVAGWVGATGTEKLTLLKRLLPGGSATELILNAWNGGVALGDSLILLAPTLAWVVVAVALATRLFRWEPRR, encoded by the coding sequence ATGCTTTCCATCGCTCGCGGCGAGCTGATCCAGATCTTCCGCAACCGGCTGGTGCTGGTCACCGCCCTGCTCCTGCCGGTCGCGTTCAGCGCGTTCCTCATCAACCAGCACGAACTGTTCACCCAGGCGGGCAGCCTCGGCTACATCGCGGCCCTGGCACTGTTCTTCGTCGTGGGCATCGGGCTGTACACCACGTCGGTGACCACCCTGGCCTCCCGCCGCCAGAACCTGTTCCTCAAACGCCTGCGCTCCACCGCGGCGGGTGACACCGGCATCCTCGCGGGGTTGCTGCTGCCGATCACCGTGCTCACGCTGGTCCAGATCGCCGTGATCCTGAGCGTGCTCGCGGCGGTCACCGGCAAGCCCGCCGACCCGCTCCTGCTGGTGGTGGCGGTCGTCTCGACGGTGGTCATGATGCTCGCGCTGGGCCTGGCCACGGCCGGCCTGACGAACTCCCCGGAACACGCCCAGGTCACCACGCTGCCGATCAGCGTCGGCGTCATCGCGGTGGCCGGCTGGGTCGGCGCCACCGGCACGGAGAAGCTCACGCTGCTCAAGCGCCTGCTGCCCGGCGGCTCGGCCACCGAGCTGATCCTCAACGCCTGGAACGGCGGCGTCGCCCTGGGCGACTCCCTGATCCTGCTCGCGCCGACGCTGGCCTGGGTGGTCGTCGCGGTCGCGCTGGCCACCCGCCTCTTCCGCTGGGAGCCGCGCCGCTGA
- a CDS encoding ATP-binding cassette domain-containing protein — translation MTAIEVSGLYKAFKDKVVLGGVGFEVPEGTVFSLLGPNGAGKTTTVNVLTTLMKADGGTVRVGGHDVGTEAKAVRAQIGVTGQFAAVDELLTGRENLQLMVDLKRADDRIVPELLDRFDLAEPAGKLASTYSGGMRRKLDLAMTLVGGPRIIFLDEPTTGLDPRSRRTMWTIIRELVDDGVTIFLTTQYLEEADQLADRIAVLDQGELVAQGTPDELKRRLPGTHVRLRFTTTAELGAAARIFPGATRDDETLALRVPSDGGTKSLRALLDRLDEYSVGAADFSIHTPDLDDVFLALTGHNTKVSPE, via the coding sequence GTGACGGCGATCGAGGTTTCCGGGCTGTACAAGGCGTTCAAGGACAAGGTCGTGCTCGGCGGCGTCGGCTTCGAGGTCCCCGAAGGCACGGTCTTCTCCCTGCTCGGCCCGAACGGCGCGGGCAAGACCACCACGGTGAACGTGCTGACCACGCTGATGAAGGCCGACGGCGGGACGGTCCGCGTCGGCGGGCACGACGTCGGGACCGAGGCGAAGGCGGTGCGCGCGCAGATCGGCGTCACCGGCCAGTTCGCGGCCGTGGACGAGCTGCTGACGGGCCGGGAGAACCTGCAGCTGATGGTGGACCTGAAGCGCGCGGACGACCGGATCGTCCCGGAGCTGCTGGACCGGTTCGACCTGGCGGAGCCGGCGGGCAAGCTCGCGTCGACGTACTCCGGGGGCATGCGCCGGAAACTGGACCTGGCGATGACGCTCGTCGGCGGCCCGCGGATCATCTTCCTGGACGAGCCGACGACGGGCCTGGACCCGCGCAGCCGCCGGACGATGTGGACGATCATCCGCGAGCTGGTCGACGACGGCGTCACCATCTTCCTCACCACCCAGTACCTCGAGGAAGCCGATCAGCTCGCCGACCGGATCGCGGTGCTGGACCAGGGCGAGCTCGTCGCCCAGGGCACGCCGGACGAGCTCAAGCGCCGGCTCCCCGGCACGCACGTCCGGCTCCGGTTCACCACCACCGCCGAACTCGGCGCCGCCGCGCGGATCTTCCCCGGCGCCACCCGGGACGACGAGACCCTGGCCCTGCGCGTGCCCAGTGACGGCGGGACGAAGTCGCTGCGGGCCCTGCTCGACCGGCTCGACGAGTACTCGGTCGGCGCCGCGGACTTCTCCATCCACACCCCGGACCTCGACGACGTCTTCCTCGCCCTGACGGGCCACAACACGAAGGTGAGCCCGGAATGA
- a CDS encoding sensor histidine kinase, with protein MEVTTLARRATWTGGAVQERLRRLNLITTVPPLAVVGVLLVVLTARTWWHVVLQVVGLIAALATAERWTAGDFIRVARPCVAITAAVWLAGALNDDSSSFYGLCVVGSFTIPPLPRHRIAALLGLAVLVAALGASNPLFFHDYGVGRLLQYVVIPAVSVVVSTAFTFVSQRLYDLVAELEQSRDREAELAVIRERMRFASDLHDIQGHTLHVVKLKVALAEKLLGGDVDRARQELREVHTLVGDTIVQTKELAYAQRRLNLSAELENAKNLFEAAGIHVRVDREAEVDARAGELLGQVLRETTTNILRHAQAEQVRITLTESGISIVNDGAQEGGLPELNGLSTLRQRLADDGGELKVEQQDGRFLTAAAFPRREDVR; from the coding sequence ATGGAGGTGACCACGCTCGCACGCCGGGCGACCTGGACCGGCGGGGCGGTGCAGGAACGGCTGCGCCGGCTCAACCTCATCACGACGGTGCCGCCGCTCGCCGTCGTCGGCGTGCTGCTGGTGGTGCTCACCGCGCGCACCTGGTGGCACGTCGTCCTGCAGGTCGTCGGCCTGATCGCCGCGCTGGCGACGGCGGAGCGCTGGACCGCGGGCGACTTCATCCGCGTCGCGCGTCCCTGCGTGGCCATCACGGCGGCGGTCTGGCTCGCCGGCGCCCTGAACGACGACTCCTCCTCGTTCTACGGCCTGTGCGTCGTCGGCTCGTTCACCATCCCGCCGCTGCCCCGGCACCGCATCGCGGCCCTGCTGGGGCTGGCCGTGCTGGTCGCCGCGCTGGGCGCGTCGAACCCGCTGTTCTTTCACGACTACGGCGTCGGGCGGCTGCTGCAGTACGTCGTCATCCCGGCCGTCTCCGTCGTGGTGTCGACCGCGTTCACGTTCGTCAGCCAGCGGTTGTACGACCTGGTGGCGGAGCTGGAACAGTCCCGCGACCGCGAGGCGGAGCTGGCCGTCATCCGCGAACGCATGCGGTTCGCCAGCGACCTGCACGACATCCAGGGCCACACGCTGCACGTCGTGAAGCTGAAGGTCGCGCTGGCCGAGAAGCTGCTGGGCGGCGACGTCGACCGCGCACGGCAGGAGCTGCGGGAAGTGCACACCCTGGTCGGCGACACCATCGTCCAGACCAAGGAGCTCGCCTACGCCCAGCGGCGGCTGAACCTGTCCGCGGAGCTGGAGAACGCGAAGAACCTCTTCGAGGCCGCGGGCATCCACGTGCGCGTCGACCGCGAGGCCGAGGTCGACGCGCGCGCGGGCGAGCTGCTCGGCCAGGTCCTGCGCGAGACGACGACGAACATCCTGCGCCACGCCCAGGCCGAGCAGGTGCGGATCACGCTCACGGAGTCCGGGATCAGCATCGTCAACGACGGCGCGCAGGAGGGCGGGCTGCCCGAGCTCAACGGGCTTTCCACCCTCCGGCAGCGGCTGGCGGACGACGGAGGCGAACTGAAGGTGGAGCAGCAGGACGGCCGGTTCCTGACCGCGGCCGCCTTCCCGCGACGGGAGGACGTCCGATGA
- a CDS encoding ABC transporter permease, which translates to MSTQVMVRRNFKHIARNPTSVFNAVLMPIVIMLMFVYMLGDAFSVGVDYVDYATPGLMLLAVCYGLGATATSVNSDMTKGIINRFKVMDVSRGAVLTGHVVASLLTNLVAIAALVGVAFLLGFSTSASLLDWLGVLGIVVLLGVAAGWFTVALGLAAKSPETAGLATVPLVMLPFFSSAIVPAEKMGPGLRQFAQYQPFTPIIETLRGLLNGAPAAGDVIPALAWCAGIAVAGYLWARATFKKRA; encoded by the coding sequence ATGAGCACCCAGGTCATGGTGCGCCGCAACTTCAAGCACATCGCCCGGAACCCGACGTCGGTGTTCAACGCGGTCCTGATGCCGATCGTGATCATGCTGATGTTCGTCTACATGCTCGGCGACGCGTTCAGCGTCGGGGTCGACTACGTGGACTACGCGACGCCGGGGCTGATGCTGCTGGCCGTCTGCTACGGCCTGGGAGCCACCGCCACGTCGGTGAACTCCGACATGACGAAGGGCATCATCAACCGGTTCAAGGTCATGGACGTCTCCCGGGGCGCGGTGCTGACCGGGCACGTCGTCGCCAGCCTGCTGACCAACCTGGTCGCCATCGCGGCGCTCGTCGGGGTGGCGTTCCTGCTGGGGTTCAGCACGTCGGCGAGCCTGCTCGACTGGCTCGGGGTGCTCGGGATCGTCGTGCTGCTCGGGGTCGCGGCCGGCTGGTTCACCGTCGCGCTGGGACTGGCGGCGAAATCCCCGGAGACGGCGGGCCTGGCCACCGTGCCGCTGGTCATGCTGCCGTTCTTCAGCAGCGCGATCGTCCCGGCCGAGAAGATGGGGCCGGGCCTGCGGCAGTTCGCGCAGTACCAGCCGTTCACGCCGATCATCGAAACCCTGCGCGGGCTGCTCAATGGCGCCCCGGCCGCGGGCGACGTGATCCCGGCCCTGGCGTGGTGCGCCGGGATCGCCGTCGCCGGGTACCTGTGGGCGCGGGCCACGTTCAAGAAACGGGCGTGA